The following proteins are co-located in the Flavobacteriales bacterium genome:
- a CDS encoding PKD domain-containing protein, with amino-acid sequence MFNLRSQRQYMIQMTRYPRLLWQLLFLLPFLFVAEFSFGQVTADFTANVTSGCGPLIVSFENLSTGTGLSYQWNLGNGNTSVSENPAASYINPGTYTVTLTATGPGGSDTETKTAYITVFTPPTPDVSPSQTIGCYPFDVDFTDLSVVGDSPIASWSWDFGDGGTSTDQNPTHTYTTPGVFDVTLLLTDANGCAANMSFPDLIESDNNRPTAAFTGDPTVSCLPPTDVSFTNTSSGGTGNLTYMWDFGDGNTSTFPQPTNQYQTSGTFDVSLTVTDEHGCDDTQTEVAYVQIVDNVTIDFTANTTTACLGDQISFVDISSPTPVSWEWDFGDGSTSTDQFPDHLYTTPGTYEVSLTATYSASCQGTETKTGYITIGEIPFVDFTADTTSGCSTPFEVNFANQSIGTLDYEWTFGDGNTSTDENPMHAYADNGVYTVSLTGTNSAGCSNTVTETDYINVALTQADFLPDVFGFCQPLEVNFSDSSISGSNIVSWEWDFGDGGTSNLQNPTYTYQDTGIFDVSLVITNQLGCTDTLTRTNYIFVYTPPVANFLSNDTVICPGELDFTDLSQHVTDWYWDFGDGESSADQNPTHEFQDTGYYDITLIALNNGCSDTLIVEHMVYVSPPIASLDYSFSCDQPNQFIFNNTSYGYTSWNWILPDGSTSTDDPLTLNLSTPGQYIVHVTTANDTSGCVDMAGDTINVTQLMAGFDAANTQDCGPLHVNFTDQSVDAVSWKWFFGDGNATSTNENPSHTYSNIGTYSVTQVVTDVNGCTDTIIQPDLVTVTGSVVNFGIDSTWGCETLSVQFEDLTTPAGSVASYLWDFGDGGTSTGANPLHVYQNAGTYDVSLTITDIGGCTNTIEMPGLVDYIPYPEPAFEVDNTVGCIGDLFTFTNNSTGNAVNFLWNFGDGGTSTDANPTHSYSMQGTFSVTLTAFNPNGCDSSITQIALINIAHPDAGFSAFPTFAFCPPLLVSFTDQSSADAVSWFWTFGDGSSSNLQNPSHIYTESGLFSVQLVVTNGNGCTDTLLMPDLVELSGPTGDFSFFPDTVGCPPYDITFTSQTENVTTYTWDFGDGFLGSGETTTHTYTEIGSFIPTLILEDDNGCTFTYQSADTLTIQPLAVDAGQSETICHFDTVQLNATGGDGYTWSPAIGLDNPNVASPNASPDQTTQYTVTVTLGQCSNTDTVTIFVNPAPEVDFVATEVCFGTPTEFTDFSTIASPDSITTWNWDLAEGLSNDTNPTIIYSAPGTYTVTLALESSAACSGYGEGTVTVNPAPNAAFAANDTCLYGTTFLMDQSTVNPGSITNWNWQLGNGASTTQQNPSLTYSQDSVYQVTLVVTATGGCTDTITQPVEVFPLPNASAVAVNVCLGQSVPFGDSSTVNSGSIVSWDWTFGDGETSTDQHPSHVYGNDQTYVYSLVTTTDHGCQDETSGSVTVNPLPVSDFQMTSTASCVSPASVNLFNQSSGANQFLWSFGNGTTATTFHSTAIFDTIGQYTIQLLATNQFGCQDSSSQVFNVFPTVSADFDFTTPFGCEPWTVDFSDLSQNGITYTWDFHDGNGSALTDPTHTFENDGVYTVQLIVEGLGGCADTVTYQNLVNVYPNPVAQFEYSNIQDSIANGTIAFFNTSSAHVGDWWDFGDGDTDNSANTTHNYAFFGNKLVTLAIVDANGCVDTVQMYIEVNFFGGLYVPNAIIPQDPNHDVRIFQPKGTGLGHYHAMVFDKWGNLIWESTKLEEGSPTEYWDGTYRGELVPEGAYVWHIDAIFANGKIWDGMKGKGGKYRQTGTVTVIR; translated from the coding sequence GTGTTTAATTTGCGTAGCCAACGGCAGTATATGATCCAAATGACCAGATACCCACGACTGCTGTGGCAGCTTCTATTTTTACTTCCCTTTCTATTTGTTGCTGAATTCTCCTTCGGGCAGGTAACTGCCGATTTTACGGCCAATGTCACTTCCGGCTGCGGCCCGCTGATCGTCTCTTTTGAGAATCTTTCCACAGGAACCGGACTGAGCTACCAATGGAATTTGGGCAACGGAAACACCTCCGTTTCCGAGAATCCAGCTGCGAGCTACATCAACCCCGGAACATACACCGTAACGCTTACTGCTACCGGCCCCGGTGGATCCGACACCGAAACGAAAACGGCTTACATTACGGTTTTTACACCACCGACACCCGATGTATCTCCATCTCAAACCATTGGTTGCTATCCTTTCGATGTTGACTTCACGGACCTATCGGTGGTTGGCGATTCGCCTATTGCCTCGTGGTCGTGGGATTTTGGTGACGGAGGCACTTCGACCGATCAGAATCCGACACACACCTACACAACTCCAGGTGTTTTTGACGTAACGTTGCTTTTGACCGATGCCAACGGCTGTGCTGCCAACATGTCGTTTCCCGACCTGATCGAATCGGACAACAACCGTCCGACCGCAGCATTTACAGGAGACCCGACCGTAAGCTGTCTGCCACCAACGGATGTTTCGTTCACAAATACCTCTTCCGGTGGAACCGGAAACCTGACCTACATGTGGGATTTTGGCGATGGCAACACTTCTACTTTTCCACAGCCCACCAATCAATACCAAACATCTGGAACGTTTGATGTGAGCCTGACCGTGACCGATGAACACGGGTGTGATGACACGCAAACGGAGGTTGCCTACGTTCAAATTGTGGATAACGTGACCATCGATTTTACGGCCAACACCACCACGGCCTGCTTGGGCGATCAGATCTCGTTCGTGGATATTTCCAGTCCGACACCTGTGAGCTGGGAGTGGGATTTTGGCGATGGAAGCACTTCCACCGATCAATTTCCCGACCACCTCTACACCACGCCCGGAACGTACGAGGTTTCACTGACCGCCACGTACAGCGCTTCCTGCCAAGGAACAGAAACCAAAACGGGCTACATCACCATCGGTGAGATTCCGTTTGTGGATTTTACCGCAGACACCACCAGCGGCTGCTCCACTCCGTTCGAAGTGAATTTCGCCAACCAGAGCATTGGTACCCTCGATTACGAATGGACATTTGGTGATGGAAACACTTCCACAGACGAGAATCCAATGCATGCGTATGCAGACAATGGTGTTTACACCGTGAGTCTGACAGGAACGAACAGCGCGGGTTGCAGCAATACGGTCACAGAAACAGATTACATCAATGTGGCGCTGACGCAGGCCGATTTCCTTCCGGATGTGTTCGGTTTCTGCCAGCCATTGGAAGTGAACTTTTCCGATTCGAGTATTTCAGGCAGCAACATCGTCAGTTGGGAATGGGATTTTGGCGATGGTGGCACATCCAACCTACAGAATCCAACCTACACATATCAAGACACGGGAATATTTGATGTGAGCCTTGTGATCACCAACCAACTCGGCTGTACGGACACGCTCACGCGCACCAACTACATTTTCGTTTACACGCCTCCTGTGGCCAATTTCCTGAGTAACGACACGGTGATCTGTCCGGGCGAGTTGGATTTCACGGATCTATCGCAGCACGTGACCGACTGGTACTGGGATTTCGGAGATGGCGAATCCTCTGCCGACCAAAATCCAACGCACGAATTTCAAGATACCGGCTATTACGACATTACCCTGATCGCGCTGAACAACGGCTGTTCCGACACGCTGATCGTGGAACACATGGTCTATGTAAGTCCGCCCATTGCCAGTTTGGATTACTCTTTCAGCTGCGACCAACCGAACCAGTTCATTTTCAACAACACCTCTTACGGCTATACCTCTTGGAACTGGATCCTGCCCGATGGAAGCACCAGCACGGATGATCCATTGACCTTGAATCTTTCCACACCGGGACAATATATTGTACATGTAACCACGGCCAATGACACTTCAGGTTGCGTGGATATGGCCGGAGATACGATAAACGTAACGCAGCTGATGGCCGGTTTCGATGCGGCCAACACACAGGATTGCGGCCCTTTGCACGTGAATTTCACGGACCAAAGTGTGGATGCCGTTTCCTGGAAATGGTTCTTCGGTGATGGAAATGCCACATCTACCAACGAGAATCCGAGCCACACCTACTCCAACATCGGAACGTATTCCGTAACGCAGGTGGTGACCGATGTGAACGGCTGCACCGACACCATCATCCAACCCGACCTCGTGACCGTGACGGGCTCGGTGGTCAACTTCGGTATTGACTCCACGTGGGGCTGCGAAACGCTGAGCGTTCAGTTTGAAGACCTCACCACTCCAGCGGGATCTGTCGCATCGTATCTGTGGGATTTTGGCGATGGCGGAACATCCACCGGAGCCAATCCGCTACATGTCTATCAGAATGCGGGAACGTATGATGTCTCCTTGACCATCACCGACATCGGTGGTTGCACCAATACGATCGAAATGCCCGGATTGGTGGATTACATCCCATATCCCGAACCTGCATTTGAGGTGGATAATACAGTTGGTTGTATCGGAGATCTGTTCACATTCACCAACAACTCCACCGGAAACGCGGTCAATTTCCTTTGGAATTTCGGAGATGGCGGAACTTCCACCGATGCCAATCCGACCCACAGTTACAGTATGCAGGGAACGTTCAGCGTCACGCTCACCGCCTTCAACCCGAACGGTTGCGACAGTTCCATCACGCAAATTGCGTTGATCAATATCGCCCATCCTGATGCTGGTTTTTCGGCTTTCCCAACATTTGCCTTCTGCCCTCCTCTGCTCGTTTCGTTCACCGATCAGAGTTCGGCCGATGCCGTTTCGTGGTTCTGGACCTTCGGTGATGGAAGTTCTTCCAACCTTCAAAATCCTTCGCACATCTACACCGAGTCCGGTCTTTTCTCGGTTCAATTGGTTGTGACCAACGGAAACGGCTGCACCGACACGCTTCTGATGCCGGACCTTGTAGAACTTTCCGGGCCAACGGGAGATTTCTCCTTCTTTCCCGACACGGTCGGTTGTCCTCCTTATGACATCACGTTCACTTCGCAAACAGAGAACGTGACCACCTACACATGGGATTTCGGGGATGGATTTCTGGGTTCTGGAGAAACCACCACGCACACATACACCGAGATCGGTTCGTTCATTCCTACGTTGATCTTGGAAGACGATAACGGTTGCACCTTCACGTATCAGTCGGCCGATACGCTTACCATTCAACCGCTCGCGGTAGATGCAGGTCAATCGGAAACCATCTGCCATTTCGATACGGTTCAGTTGAACGCCACAGGCGGTGATGGCTACACGTGGTCGCCCGCCATTGGATTGGACAACCCGAATGTTGCCTCACCGAACGCAAGCCCCGACCAGACCACGCAATACACCGTGACCGTGACCTTGGGACAATGCTCCAATACAGATACGGTGACCATTTTTGTGAATCCGGCACCGGAGGTTGATTTTGTGGCCACAGAGGTCTGTTTCGGAACTCCGACCGAATTCACCGATTTCTCCACCATTGCCAGCCCGGACAGTATTACAACTTGGAACTGGGACCTTGCCGAAGGCTTGAGCAATGACACGAATCCAACCATCATCTACTCTGCCCCGGGAACCTATACCGTTACGTTGGCACTCGAAAGCTCGGCTGCCTGTTCGGGTTACGGAGAAGGAACCGTGACCGTGAACCCTGCACCGAATGCCGCCTTTGCAGCCAACGACACGTGTCTTTACGGAACAACCTTTCTCATGGACCAATCGACCGTGAATCCGGGAAGCATCACCAACTGGAACTGGCAGCTTGGCAATGGTGCCAGCACCACCCAGCAGAATCCATCGCTCACCTACTCGCAAGATTCGGTCTATCAGGTAACGCTGGTGGTCACGGCTACGGGCGGTTGCACCGATACCATCACGCAACCGGTTGAAGTGTTCCCGTTACCGAACGCATCTGCCGTGGCGGTAAATGTCTGTCTCGGGCAGTCTGTGCCCTTCGGAGATTCGAGTACGGTAAACTCTGGTTCCATCGTCAGTTGGGATTGGACCTTCGGTGATGGCGAAACATCTACCGATCAGCATCCATCGCATGTTTACGGGAACGACCAAACCTATGTCTATTCGTTGGTGACCACCACCGACCATGGGTGTCAGGACGAAACTTCCGGTTCGGTGACCGTTAACCCGCTTCCGGTCAGCGATTTTCAGATGACTTCAACCGCATCATGCGTTTCGCCCGCTTCGGTCAATCTGTTCAACCAATCCTCAGGAGCCAATCAGTTTCTCTGGAGTTTCGGAAACGGAACGACCGCCACCACCTTCCACAGTACAGCCATTTTCGACACCATTGGGCAATACACCATTCAATTATTGGCCACCAACCAGTTCGGCTGTCAGGATAGTAGTTCCCAGGTTTTCAATGTCTTCCCCACCGTAAGTGCCGACTTCGATTTTACCACACCTTTCGGTTGCGAACCTTGGACGGTGGATTTCTCCGACCTTTCGCAGAACGGCATCACCTACACGTGGGATTTCCATGATGGCAATGGTTCTGCCCTCACCGACCCGACACACACGTTTGAGAACGATGGTGTTTACACGGTTCAACTTATTGTTGAAGGGTTGGGCGGCTGTGCCGATACGGTCACTTACCAGAACCTGGTGAACGTTTATCCCAACCCCGTTGCGCAGTTCGAATACTCCAATATTCAAGACTCCATTGCAAACGGAACCATCGCCTTTTTCAACACCTCCTCTGCACATGTTGGCGACTGGTGGGATTTCGGGGATGGTGATACGGACAATAGCGCAAACACCACCCACAACTACGCCTTCTTTGGCAACAAATTGGTCACCTTGGCCATTGTAGATGCCAACGGATGTGTGGATACGGTTCAAATGTATATCGAAGTGAATTTCTTTGGGGGTCTGTACGTTCCGAACGCCATCATACCGCAGGATCCGAACCACGATGTCCGCATCTTCCAACCCAAGGGAACCGGACTGGGGCATTACCACGCCATGGTCTTCGACAAGTGGGGCAATCTTATCTGGGAATCCACCAAATTGGAAGAAGGGTCGCCTACCGAATACTGGGATGGTACCTATCGTGGAGAGCTCGTTCCTGAGGGCGCTTATGTTTGGCATATCGATGCCATCTTCGCCAACGGCAAGATCTGGGACGGTATGAAAGGCAAGGGTGGCAAATACCGCCAAACGGGAACCGTGACCGTTATCCGCTGA
- a CDS encoding 3-hydroxybutyryl-CoA dehydrogenase, giving the protein MKNITVIGAGTMGNGIAHVFAQSGFSVSLVDVSKDALEKAKTTIAKNLDRQIAKGLLTEGQKLKTIGNLNIFTELERGAANADLVVEAATERKDLKLSIFSKLEEICPDHTILASNTSSISITQIAAATKRADKVIGMHFMNPVPVMKLIEIIRGYSTSAETTSKIVELSKKLGKVPVEANDYPGFVANRILMPMINEAIETLYHGVAGVEEIDTIMKLGMAHPMGPLHLADFIGLDTCLSIMRVLHDGLGNPKYAPCPLLVNMVESGNLGVKTRSGFYTYDAASKEKKVSAYFVKQ; this is encoded by the coding sequence ATGAAGAACATTACGGTTATCGGAGCAGGAACAATGGGAAACGGAATTGCGCACGTTTTTGCGCAGAGCGGTTTTAGCGTCTCCCTGGTGGATGTGAGCAAGGATGCGCTGGAAAAGGCGAAGACCACCATTGCCAAGAACCTCGACCGTCAGATTGCCAAAGGGCTTCTTACCGAAGGCCAGAAGCTGAAGACCATCGGTAATCTCAACATCTTTACTGAGTTGGAAAGAGGTGCCGCCAATGCAGACCTTGTGGTGGAGGCCGCCACCGAACGGAAAGACCTCAAATTGAGCATCTTCTCCAAACTGGAGGAAATATGCCCCGACCATACCATTCTGGCCAGTAACACCTCTTCCATTTCCATTACGCAGATAGCCGCTGCCACCAAGCGTGCCGATAAGGTCATTGGTATGCACTTTATGAATCCCGTGCCGGTGATGAAGCTGATAGAGATCATCCGTGGGTATTCCACTTCGGCAGAGACCACTTCTAAAATTGTAGAACTGAGCAAGAAGCTCGGCAAGGTGCCTGTGGAGGCTAATGATTACCCCGGTTTTGTGGCCAACCGCATTCTGATGCCGATGATCAATGAGGCCATTGAAACGCTGTACCATGGCGTAGCAGGTGTGGAGGAGATAGACACCATAATGAAACTCGGAATGGCGCACCCGATGGGTCCGCTGCACTTGGCCGATTTCATCGGACTGGACACCTGCCTGAGCATTATGCGCGTGTTGCACGATGGCCTTGGAAACCCAAAATATGCCCCTTGCCCCCTGTTGGTAAACATGGTGGAAAGCGGCAACCTGGGCGTAAAGACCAGAAGCGGTTTCTACACCTATGATGCAGCCAGCAAGGAGAAGAAGGTTTCGGCTTATTTTGTGAAGCAATAA